One segment of Clostridium ljungdahlii DSM 13528 DNA contains the following:
- a CDS encoding HAL/PAL/TAL family ammonia-lyase, protein MEYEDEKDCIQYAKKLKQVVIGCKDITLEEFIAISRYKATVILSDAFRERVTKSRGLVEKFLKEKRVIYGLTTGFGDNCDKIIEPEDAIILQKNILRSHACSIGEALEGECVRAILLMMILNMGQGYSGVKLDTIETIASILNSNIVPFAPCHGSVGYLSVEAHISLVLIGEGKAFYNGKLIDGYEALQLEGIKPVELGCKEGLALVSGTTSVTALAALAIYDGIKAAKTADIIGAISLEALRGTTRAFDPRLQSVRPHEEQNMTARNILRILKDSEIAIKYKDYRLQDALSLRCIPQLHGAAKKTLKDAAKTIITEINSCCDNPVIYPIKDDGVALMGCNADGSYVGIEADSSCIAMTSIAKMSERRIDRLVNHHISELPAFLIEKTGLNNGFMIPQYTAAGLLGEMRILSTPASIDNTPTCANQEDYVSMGYNASRKAYKCVGLLENILSIELLNALQAVEFLKPLKMSTATKSVYDLIRKVVPKIEDDEHLYPYIEYINNQIHEGNILEEVEDVIGVLEI, encoded by the coding sequence TTGGAATATGAAGATGAGAAAGACTGTATTCAATATGCAAAAAAGTTAAAGCAGGTAGTTATAGGATGTAAAGATATTACTCTTGAGGAGTTTATAGCAATATCAAGGTATAAGGCAACAGTTATATTATCAGATGCTTTTAGAGAAAGAGTTACTAAATCGAGAGGACTGGTAGAGAAATTTTTAAAGGAGAAAAGAGTTATATATGGTTTAACTACAGGATTTGGTGATAACTGTGATAAGATTATTGAGCCTGAAGATGCAATTATTCTTCAGAAAAATATACTGAGATCCCATGCTTGTTCAATAGGGGAAGCATTAGAAGGGGAGTGTGTTAGGGCAATTCTATTAATGATGATTTTGAATATGGGACAAGGTTATTCAGGAGTAAAACTGGATACTATTGAAACTATAGCTAGCATTTTAAATAGTAATATAGTTCCATTTGCGCCCTGTCATGGGTCAGTAGGATATCTTTCAGTAGAAGCACATATCAGCTTAGTTCTTATAGGTGAAGGTAAGGCTTTTTATAATGGCAAACTAATAGATGGTTATGAGGCATTACAATTGGAAGGGATAAAACCAGTTGAATTAGGTTGTAAGGAAGGACTTGCTTTGGTTTCCGGAACTACTTCGGTTACTGCCCTAGCTGCATTGGCAATATACGATGGAATAAAGGCTGCAAAAACTGCAGATATTATCGGAGCAATAAGCCTTGAGGCTTTAAGGGGAACTACAAGAGCATTTGACCCTAGACTGCAGTCTGTAAGACCCCATGAGGAACAGAACATGACAGCTAGAAATATTCTAAGGATACTTAAAGACAGTGAAATTGCCATAAAATATAAAGATTATAGACTTCAGGATGCGCTTTCTTTAAGATGTATACCTCAGCTGCATGGAGCAGCTAAAAAAACTCTAAAAGATGCTGCAAAAACAATAATTACTGAAATCAATTCCTGCTGTGATAATCCTGTTATATATCCAATTAAAGATGATGGTGTTGCACTTATGGGTTGTAATGCAGATGGATCATATGTTGGAATTGAAGCAGATTCCTCATGCATTGCTATGACAAGCATTGCCAAAATGTCAGAAAGAAGAATAGATAGGCTTGTAAATCATCATATAAGCGAATTGCCGGCATTTTTAATTGAGAAGACTGGACTTAATAATGGTTTTATGATTCCACAATATACGGCTGCAGGACTTTTAGGGGAGATGCGTATATTGTCAACACCAGCAAGTATTGATAACACTCCAACATGTGCAAATCAAGAAGATTATGTGAGCATGGGTTACAATGCTTCAAGGAAAGCGTATAAGTGTGTGGGATTATTGGAAAACATATTATCCATTGAGTTATTAAATGCACTTCAAGCTGTTGAGTTTCTAAAACCACTAAAGATGTCTACGGCAACAAAATCGGTGTATGATTTGATTAGAAAAGTTGTTCCTAAGATAGAAGATGATGAGCATTTATATCCTTATATTGAGTATATAAATAATCAAATACATGAAGGCAATATTTTAGAAGAAGTTGAAGATGTAATAGGTGTTTTGGAAATTTAA
- a CDS encoding sodium:solute symporter family protein: MLLSSFDNVVIILCSILLIFIGWYFSRAVKDMESFYLGNRSLPWSLTVGALVATWYGGVGTIGTVEYSAMYGLSVWVIWCVTSHLGRMPLALWVGPKIHIRTDITVPDLLESAYGKGVAVLGAILMLTYCTQIGQLTSFGFIGKVAWGINNFTAGIVCIVMVIVIAVLGGLMGVAVTDMLMFWCMCFGLTMVLPGQWDSVGGWAGLQHALSKTPALMDPLGGLTPMKALMLCVLSFGVYADPTFYQRFSASDSPKSGRRALLSCFVLWVCFDIVLTLTGLIVKVRYPNMVPGEGYIKLVLGSLPQGVRALFIIGLAGSIISALDGYYLSGGATLANDIYGRIKGNVTQDKLVLLTRIGIIIESVAALSIAFKFTTAQDAFIFVSSIWMAAGFVPIVGGLVWKGKKTALGGYLGILVGGFAFAYFKLFPIKAFNVEALVVALPLSLIAWILGNKFGKSIPEKVAKEVV, encoded by the coding sequence ATGTTATTATCAAGCTTTGACAATGTAGTTATCATTTTATGCTCAATTCTACTAATTTTTATTGGCTGGTATTTTTCAAGGGCAGTAAAAGATATGGAGAGTTTTTATCTAGGTAATAGGAGTCTTCCATGGTCTCTTACTGTTGGAGCACTAGTTGCAACTTGGTATGGTGGAGTTGGAACAATTGGAACAGTTGAGTATTCAGCAATGTATGGATTATCTGTTTGGGTTATTTGGTGTGTTACCTCCCATTTAGGACGTATGCCATTAGCACTTTGGGTAGGACCTAAAATACATATTAGAACAGACATTACAGTTCCAGATTTATTGGAGAGTGCATATGGCAAGGGAGTTGCAGTCCTTGGTGCTATATTAATGCTTACGTACTGCACTCAAATAGGTCAGTTAACGTCATTTGGGTTTATAGGAAAGGTTGCCTGGGGAATTAATAATTTTACGGCAGGTATAGTATGTATTGTAATGGTTATTGTAATTGCAGTTTTAGGGGGACTTATGGGAGTTGCAGTTACTGATATGTTAATGTTTTGGTGTATGTGTTTTGGACTTACAATGGTGCTGCCTGGACAATGGGATAGTGTTGGCGGATGGGCTGGACTTCAGCATGCATTATCTAAAACTCCAGCGTTAATGGATCCATTAGGTGGACTTACGCCTATGAAAGCTTTAATGCTCTGTGTACTTTCATTTGGAGTTTATGCCGATCCAACATTTTACCAAAGATTTTCTGCATCAGATTCACCAAAATCAGGAAGACGTGCACTTCTATCATGCTTTGTTTTGTGGGTTTGTTTTGATATTGTATTAACTCTTACAGGACTCATTGTTAAGGTAAGGTATCCAAATATGGTACCTGGAGAAGGATATATAAAACTTGTATTAGGAAGTTTACCTCAAGGAGTAAGGGCATTATTTATAATTGGTCTTGCAGGTTCAATAATTTCTGCATTAGATGGATATTACCTTTCAGGTGGAGCAACTCTTGCAAATGATATATACGGTAGGATTAAAGGAAATGTTACGCAGGACAAACTGGTTCTACTTACAAGAATAGGTATAATAATAGAATCAGTAGCAGCATTATCAATTGCATTTAAATTTACTACAGCACAAGATGCATTTATATTTGTAAGCAGTATCTGGATGGCAGCAGGATTTGTCCCAATAGTTGGTGGACTTGTTTGGAAAGGTAAGAAAACGGCATTAGGAGGTTATCTTGGGATACTTGTAGGGGGATTTGCATTTGCATATTTTAAGTTATTTCCTATTAAGGCTTTCAATGTGGAAGCACTTGTTGTTGCACTGCCATTGTCTTTAATAGCATGGATTTTAGGCAATAAGTTTGGTAAGTCTATTCCTGAAAAAGTAGCTAAGGAGGTAGTATAA
- a CDS encoding sigma-54 interaction domain-containing protein, translating to MISIDIMLFIDNDNVLRHVKFGDLTRTDKRIYILKKYIGNEITSFLDVDLKIDSGYIKWGELFLRYFKTENFTGKGYILYITQAESDEDLYRAAFDCLSEGMQIYDKNAHLVFCNKFNEKIEKMDRRNIIGKHLLDIYSLEEDYSTILNTMKKGEAIVDRCDNFKNNKGEIISTMNSGYPLFLGSNLIGAVGLVQDVSVFQKYREKAAIFKNFIDTKKSNKYLKSPKKYYALKYYNFDDIIGKDENFLEAINLACNVAERDCSVLIYGETGTGKELFAQSIHSASKRKYKEFIAVNCAAIPENLVEGILFGTEKGAFTGSYDKKGLFEQAEGGTLFLDEINSMSLQMQSKLLRVLQEKSFRRVGGSKDIESNVRIISSTNEKPFSLIKNGKMRSDLYYRISTITINIPPLRERKKDIELLAQLFMKKLCRNYSKNINVMSDEVIKVFKEYDWPGNVRELQHCIEYIFNTITEDTIYISDLPQYMKKKANRDCKKGLQHKTLEQILNEYEREVIKTALRKNKNNVTNTAKYLGMKRQSLQYRMKKYGL from the coding sequence ATGATTTCCATTGATATTATGTTATTTATTGATAATGATAATGTTCTAAGACATGTCAAATTTGGAGATTTAACGAGAACAGATAAGAGGATATATATTTTAAAAAAATATATAGGAAATGAAATCACTAGTTTTTTAGATGTAGATTTGAAAATAGATAGTGGTTATATAAAATGGGGGGAGCTATTTCTTAGATATTTTAAAACCGAGAATTTTACAGGCAAAGGATACATTTTATACATAACTCAGGCAGAAAGTGATGAAGATCTATATAGGGCGGCTTTTGACTGCTTATCAGAAGGAATGCAGATATATGATAAGAATGCACATCTTGTATTTTGCAATAAATTTAATGAGAAAATTGAAAAGATGGATAGAAGAAATATAATTGGAAAGCATTTATTGGATATTTATAGTTTAGAGGAAGATTATAGTACGATTTTAAATACAATGAAAAAGGGAGAAGCTATAGTAGATAGATGTGATAATTTTAAGAATAATAAAGGTGAAATAATTTCAACAATGAATTCAGGTTATCCTTTATTTCTAGGAAGTAATTTAATTGGAGCTGTTGGGTTAGTACAAGATGTGTCAGTTTTCCAAAAGTATAGGGAGAAAGCTGCAATTTTTAAGAATTTTATAGATACTAAAAAAAGTAATAAATATTTAAAGTCGCCAAAAAAGTACTATGCATTAAAATATTATAATTTTGATGATATAATTGGAAAAGATGAAAATTTTCTTGAAGCAATTAATTTAGCATGTAATGTTGCTGAAAGAGATTGTTCTGTACTTATATATGGGGAGACTGGTACTGGCAAGGAATTGTTTGCACAGAGTATTCATTCTGCAAGTAAAAGAAAATATAAGGAATTCATTGCAGTAAACTGTGCTGCTATTCCTGAAAATTTAGTAGAGGGTATATTGTTTGGTACAGAAAAGGGAGCCTTTACTGGAAGTTATGATAAGAAGGGACTATTTGAACAGGCTGAGGGCGGTACATTATTTTTAGATGAAATTAATTCAATGAGTCTTCAAATGCAGTCTAAACTTCTTAGGGTTTTGCAGGAGAAAAGTTTTAGAAGGGTAGGAGGAAGCAAAGATATTGAAAGTAATGTAAGGATCATTTCATCTACCAATGAAAAACCATTTTCATTGATTAAAAATGGCAAGATGAGAAGTGATTTATATTATAGAATAAGTACAATAACGATTAACATTCCTCCACTTCGGGAAAGAAAAAAAGATATTGAACTACTGGCACAATTATTTATGAAAAAATTATGCCGTAATTATTCAAAAAATATAAATGTAATGTCAGATGAAGTTATCAAAGTATTTAAAGAATATGATTGGCCGGGAAACGTAAGGGAGCTGCAGCATTGTATTGAATATATATTTAACACTATAACTGAGGATACTATATATATAAGTGATTTACCCCAATATATGAAAAAGAAAGCTAACAGGGACTGCAAAAAAGGTTTGCAGCATAAAACACTGGAACAGATACTTAATGAATATGAGAGAGAAGTAATAAAAACTGCTCTTAGAAAAAATAAGAATAATGTGACAAATACAGCAAAATACTTGGGAATGAAGAGACAAAGTCTGCAATATAGAATGAAAAAATATGGATTATAG
- a CDS encoding aspartate kinase translates to MNKLIVAKFGGSSLANDKQFKKVKEIVLQDKRRRYIIVSAPGKTFEKDYKVTDLLYKCYCCVDNKNLFENYFNIIEGKYVSICNNLKLDLDIKKFLYGIKNDFFNGASKDYILSRGEYLNGLIFSKFMNFTFIDPSDIISFKQNGQLDKEATKMLILSKLSHIEKAVIPGFYGSNKDGSIKTFPRGGSDITGSIISSVMNASIYENWTDVSGVLMANPKIVKDPKNIRNMTYKEIKNLSHMGANVLNEDSIIPAEESKIPINIRNTNNPDDIGTLISDNLPDEDYKNTIAGISGKENFSIVTLEKLNLINDGLHNLFSIINTNNISIEHLSFNSDSVSLIVPDFQLRKCESSFISKIETQLNPGSITINHNISLVGIIIRNINKFRQIIHRIFQNLSNQNVKIKIIIQPSCESNIIFGVEDADLSKTIKLIYESINNPVLIEKSNTENESLPIYFNVLSK, encoded by the coding sequence ATGAATAAATTAATAGTTGCTAAATTTGGAGGAAGCTCACTAGCTAATGATAAACAATTTAAAAAAGTAAAGGAAATCGTTTTGCAAGATAAAAGGAGACGATATATCATAGTTTCTGCTCCAGGAAAAACTTTTGAAAAAGATTATAAAGTCACAGATCTTCTATATAAATGCTATTGTTGTGTTGACAATAAAAATCTATTTGAAAATTATTTCAATATAATCGAAGGAAAATATGTTTCTATATGTAATAATTTAAAATTAGATTTAGATATAAAAAAATTCTTATATGGTATAAAAAATGATTTTTTTAACGGTGCCTCTAAGGACTATATTTTAAGCCGTGGAGAATATCTGAATGGTTTAATTTTTTCAAAATTTATGAATTTTACGTTTATAGATCCTTCAGATATAATCTCATTTAAGCAAAATGGCCAGTTAGATAAAGAAGCTACTAAAATGTTAATTTTGAGTAAACTTTCCCATATAGAAAAAGCTGTAATACCCGGTTTTTATGGTTCTAATAAAGATGGATCGATTAAAACTTTTCCAAGAGGAGGATCAGACATAACTGGTTCCATAATATCAAGTGTTATGAATGCTTCTATATATGAAAACTGGACTGATGTATCCGGCGTGTTAATGGCAAATCCAAAGATTGTAAAAGACCCTAAAAATATAAGAAACATGACATATAAAGAAATAAAAAATCTTTCTCATATGGGAGCAAATGTTCTTAATGAAGATTCAATTATTCCAGCTGAGGAAAGTAAAATTCCAATAAATATAAGAAACACCAATAATCCAGACGACATTGGTACTCTTATATCTGATAATTTACCCGATGAAGATTATAAAAATACTATTGCTGGAATATCCGGCAAAGAAAATTTTTCAATAGTAACATTGGAAAAGCTCAATTTGATAAATGATGGTTTGCATAATCTATTTTCCATTATAAACACTAATAATATTTCTATAGAACATTTATCTTTTAATTCAGATTCTGTATCATTAATTGTACCAGATTTCCAATTACGTAAATGTGAAAGTTCTTTTATTAGTAAAATAGAAACTCAGCTTAATCCAGGTTCCATAACTATAAATCATAATATATCTTTAGTCGGAATAATTATAAGAAATATAAATAAATTTAGGCAAATTATCCATAGGATTTTTCAAAATTTATCTAACCAAAATGTTAAAATAAAAATAATTATACAGCCATCTTGTGAATCCAATATTATTTTTGGAGTAGAGGACGCTGATCTTTCTAAGACAATTAAACTAATTTATGAATCAATTAATAATCCTGTATTAATTGAAAAGTCAAATACGGAAAATGAATCCCTTCCTATTTATTTTAATGTATTAAGTAAATAA
- a CDS encoding methyltransferase family protein: MDISDFAKFSNMFEYNIYIFAIGFMFLCEFIIWIFASSGNKKNRKKSDRGSIWLIVLGYWLSIYVSYYFTGSEVSEFIRNLVFPHIFYYLGIFLIIAGTIIRAYSVWTLKKAFTLSVQTTSDQHLIQKGFYRYVRNPAYTGSILSLLGIAFSLRNILAPIVVLVICVLCYGIRIKVEEKALREQFKKEFEDYCKRTYCLFPFVW; encoded by the coding sequence TTGGATATTAGTGACTTCGCAAAATTTTCAAATATGTTTGAATATAATATATATATTTTTGCAATTGGATTTATGTTTCTATGTGAATTTATAATATGGATATTTGCTTCAAGTGGAAATAAAAAAAATAGGAAAAAATCTGATAGAGGTTCAATTTGGTTAATAGTTTTAGGATATTGGTTAAGTATTTATGTAAGCTATTATTTCACAGGTTCAGAAGTAAGTGAATTTATAAGAAATCTTGTATTCCCACACATATTTTATTATTTAGGTATTTTCCTAATAATAGCAGGTACTATAATCAGGGCTTATTCTGTGTGGACATTAAAAAAAGCATTTACATTATCAGTACAAACAACATCTGACCAACATTTAATACAAAAAGGGTTTTATCGATATGTAAGAAATCCTGCTTATACAGGAAGTATACTAAGTCTTTTGGGAATAGCATTTTCATTGAGAAATATATTGGCACCTATAGTTGTTTTAGTCATTTGTGTATTATGTTATGGGATTAGAATAAAAGTTGAAGAAAAGGCATTAAGGGAACAATTTAAAAAAGAATTTGAAGATTACTGTAAGCGTACGTATTGTTTATTTCCATTTGTGTGGTAA
- a CDS encoding DUF4097 domain-containing protein translates to MNRNRSLIKVLIVMWAVIAAAGISFLIYGFSHGEGFPIFEYGNKITGARYVVQKSESTSVNNCSKISLRFFRGDVIVQATDESNLKVVQSASRKLKDGDKFVIEKQGNDIEIRRRDENKVFHNKFINIFDGFNTNEKIELYVPKSYAKDLDISTTSGDILFNSDMKLNDINCIQSSGDFKMDGSITANNVDIKTNSGDIGITSLDSKYYNIQAISGDIFVKSISGSGNAKIVSGDIKMNYKSIDEYAKASSTSGDVKMVLPQNLSFKFEGKCTSGDIKGDFPLTYENSRKSKASAQVGNGPYKTINVGTVSGDIDISSK, encoded by the coding sequence ATGAATAGAAATAGAAGCCTAATAAAAGTATTAATTGTAATGTGGGCTGTCATTGCAGCAGCAGGCATATCTTTCTTAATATATGGATTTTCTCACGGAGAGGGTTTCCCAATATTTGAATATGGAAATAAAATAACAGGTGCTAGGTATGTTGTACAGAAAAGTGAAAGCACATCTGTAAATAATTGTAGTAAGATAAGCTTGAGATTTTTTAGAGGAGATGTGATTGTACAGGCAACAGATGAATCAAACTTAAAAGTTGTACAAAGTGCATCTAGAAAGTTAAAAGATGGAGATAAGTTTGTAATAGAAAAACAGGGAAATGACATTGAAATTAGAAGGAGAGATGAAAATAAAGTTTTTCACAATAAATTTATTAATATATTCGATGGATTCAATACAAATGAGAAAATAGAATTGTATGTACCTAAAAGCTATGCTAAAGATTTAGATATAAGTACAACTTCAGGAGATATCTTATTTAACTCTGACATGAAATTGAATGATATAAATTGTATACAAAGTTCTGGAGATTTTAAGATGGATGGTAGTATTACTGCAAATAATGTCGATATAAAAACAAATTCAGGAGATATAGGTATAACTAGCCTGGATTCTAAATATTATAATATACAAGCTATATCAGGGGATATATTCGTAAAGTCTATTTCAGGCTCTGGAAATGCAAAAATTGTATCAGGAGATATAAAAATGAATTACAAGTCCATTGATGAGTATGCTAAGGCAAGCTCTACTTCTGGAGATGTGAAGATGGTACTTCCTCAAAATTTGAGTTTTAAATTTGAAGGAAAGTGTACTTCTGGAGATATAAAAGGAGATTTTCCATTAACCTATGAAAATAGTAGAAAAAGCAAAGCATCTGCACAAGTAGGAAATGGACCATATAAGACAATAAATGTAGGTACAGTATCAGGTGATATAGATATTTCAAGCAAGTGA
- a CDS encoding permease prefix domain 1-containing protein codes for MHERLRNSVEELFENAPKTHRATELKEELLANLIDKYDDLVSSGKGEEEAFKIAISSIGDVDELLEGLKDKNMFDYDEEQKYRRKNALVLSVSVGLYIMSVVLLMLLNQVFMVNNVVSVSLMLTIDAIATCLIVYNHASKPKYVKGDDTIVEEFKQWKSSNDSQMEIIKSIKSIAWLIIVALYFILSFVFDAWGYSWVIFIIGAAVEKIITLSFKLKE; via the coding sequence ATGCATGAAAGATTGAGAAATAGTGTAGAAGAATTATTTGAAAATGCACCTAAAACTCATAGAGCAACAGAGCTTAAAGAAGAGCTTTTAGCTAATCTTATAGATAAATATGATGATTTGGTATCTTCAGGAAAAGGTGAAGAAGAAGCCTTTAAAATAGCTATTTCAAGTATAGGTGATGTGGATGAACTCTTAGAGGGGTTAAAAGATAAAAATATGTTTGATTATGATGAGGAGCAAAAATATCGCAGGAAAAATGCACTTGTATTGTCTGTGTCTGTAGGATTATATATTATGAGTGTAGTGCTTTTAATGCTGTTAAATCAAGTTTTTATGGTAAATAATGTTGTATCCGTAAGTCTTATGCTTACAATAGATGCTATTGCAACATGTCTTATAGTCTACAATCATGCTTCAAAGCCTAAATATGTAAAAGGAGATGATACTATCGTGGAAGAATTCAAACAGTGGAAATCTTCTAATGACAGCCAAATGGAAATTATTAAATCAATTAAATCTATAGCATGGCTAATTATAGTTGCCCTATATTTTATATTGAGTTTTGTTTTTGATGCTTGGGGATATTCCTGGGTTATATTTATAATAGGTGCTGCCGTAGAAAAAATTATAACTTTGAGCTTTAAGTTGAAGGAGTAG
- a CDS encoding PadR family transcriptional regulator, whose protein sequence is MSITSDVIRGHTETIILAHLIEKDSYGYEINKFIKEKTDNKYELKEATLYSAFRRLEKASLITSYWGDQNTGARRRYYSITELGKEVLNQNRLDWNESKELIDKLINGGNENA, encoded by the coding sequence ATGTCTATAACTTCAGATGTTATAAGGGGGCATACAGAAACCATAATTTTGGCGCACTTAATTGAAAAGGACAGCTATGGTTATGAAATCAATAAATTTATAAAGGAAAAGACGGATAATAAATATGAACTTAAAGAAGCAACTCTTTATTCTGCTTTCAGAAGGCTGGAAAAAGCTTCTCTTATAACTTCTTATTGGGGAGATCAAAATACAGGAGCAAGAAGGAGATATTATTCTATAACAGAATTGGGAAAAGAAGTACTAAATCAAAATAGGCTAGATTGGAATGAATCAAAGGAATTAATAGATAAGTTAATTAATGGAGGTAATGAAAATGCATGA
- the clpP gene encoding ATP-dependent Clp endopeptidase proteolytic subunit ClpP, giving the protein MSYVPVVIDHTNAGERSYDIFSRLLKDRIVMLNGQVTDEAASSIVAQLLFLESDNPDSDINFYINSPGGSITAGMAIYDTMQYIRSDVSTICVGMAASMGSFLLAAGAKGKRFALPNSEILIHQPSVYGGMQGQATDIEIHTKWLLGIKKKMNRLYSEMTGKPIEKIEKDVERDYFMSAKEALDYGLVDKILSK; this is encoded by the coding sequence ATGAGTTATGTACCAGTAGTAATTGATCATACAAATGCAGGAGAACGTTCTTACGATATATTTTCAAGGCTTTTAAAAGATAGGATAGTAATGTTAAATGGTCAGGTAACAGATGAAGCTGCAAGTTCAATTGTGGCACAGCTTTTATTTTTGGAATCAGATAATCCTGACAGTGATATCAATTTTTATATAAATAGTCCAGGAGGATCTATTACTGCTGGAATGGCAATATATGATACAATGCAGTATATAAGATCCGATGTATCCACAATATGTGTTGGTATGGCTGCCAGCATGGGCTCATTTTTGCTTGCAGCAGGGGCAAAAGGAAAGAGATTTGCTCTCCCAAACAGTGAAATTTTAATACATCAGCCCTCTGTATACGGTGGAATGCAGGGTCAGGCCACAGACATAGAAATTCACACAAAATGGCTTTTAGGAATAAAGAAAAAGATGAATAGATTATACAGTGAAATGACAGGTAAACCTATTGAAAAGATAGAAAAGGACGTTGAGAGAGATTATTTTATGTCAGCTAAAGAAGCTTTAGATTATGGATTAGTGGATAAAATACTTTCAAAATAG
- a CDS encoding helix-turn-helix transcriptional regulator, which translates to MNYNACIRKSIEYIEHNLENKIELEDIAHKVFLSKYHFHRIFHSVVGEPVAEYIRRRRLKEAANELLNTRNKIVDIALKYQFSSQESFTKAFKKLYGMPPREFRRNRTASSISMAA; encoded by the coding sequence ATGAATTACAATGCTTGTATTAGGAAGTCTATTGAATATATAGAGCATAATTTAGAAAATAAAATAGAACTTGAAGATATTGCTCACAAAGTCTTCCTGTCAAAATATCATTTTCATAGAATTTTTCATTCTGTTGTTGGAGAACCTGTAGCTGAATATATAAGAAGGAGAAGACTTAAAGAAGCTGCAAATGAGCTTTTAAATACACGTAATAAAATTGTAGATATAGCATTAAAGTATCAGTTTAGTTCTCAGGAATCTTTTACAAAGGCCTTCAAAAAACTTTATGGAATGCCTCCAAGGGAATTCAGAAGAAATAGAACTGCAAGTAGTATTTCTATGGCAGCTTAA